From a single Lolium rigidum isolate FL_2022 chromosome 7, APGP_CSIRO_Lrig_0.1, whole genome shotgun sequence genomic region:
- the LOC124671499 gene encoding uncharacterized protein LOC124671499 gives MAGGGGKNSGLLKMEIEWDAKGKGEPYNSKNKVRDQMSSRISTSELEIQEAKVMGGEAKVRDDEVGMGDEQFFDIYCRVLKSNWCRLFSRSSTTDSTSLSPMHFTHSTTGCTPYAAFAGSTLQMYSIKVTEIKEALGLQWPLHVYGMVAARDTVDDNRNTIFLRERYNCQILTQEDSCLHLTGPSRAIVATGHVDFDIELKVRGRTKSKDRVLMSRTFKYSSIYSCPPTTLFGEFCQIELQFEKLENTVQATIVGVRVTEPRRTWPFKNGGLVICVAKGFSKPGDLEGRVAKPDVPKDKHELSKEVVLQDQVMANHSDGYVDLSRHVVSVELGGKLEVIITEWSESHAFIKHKVHVFFEAQKSKISRKTCYIGHSTVEVTVAWSLLLQDEGQAKEMDELSPRIFTSELGTEEAKEMGSEAKGMVRSELYSFLDLISKNVMKLKAESKLRINSYSRNEIQIHMDGMHREVTSLLQMIENQAPRNVDFQLKSILKSLKQIHTMLLDEVSSTISTSGLEIEEAMGMGGEAKGRDEVLPTSAKTKLELLGREANMHKVLTEEESFDRYRRGWVSNWSALHGTFTEMTTLSSMHFTHSTPGDTPFAAFVSSTLQMYSIKVAEIKDALELQWPLRVYGVVAARDTVDRNRNILFSHRRDDYQELNQHDPFLRLTGPSRAIVAEEPVHVEIELKVKGRTKSEDRVLMSRVWYYSDRLCTLYTPLAGKFCTLVLSSEELENSVQATIVGVRVTEGMPWPFEYGGRAVCYSPPRKGILPDSKHTTAPSFRQVVLEDGAMAMGSNGYLALSRQVVSVELRGRLEVCIYAYSQSQDIAAHSRVSIKAQNCNVTQHKCRLGDSELEITVAWSRLVQDKGFISNEVSVKL, from the exons ATGGCGGGTGGCGGCGGAAAGAATAGCGGcctcctgaagatggagattgaaTGGGATGCGAAGGGAAAGGGTG AGCCTTATAATAGCAAGAACAAGGTTAGGGATCAGATGTCGTCAAGGATTTCCACTTCTGAATTGGAGATTCAGGAAGCCAAGGTTATGGGAGGTGAAGCCAAGGTGAGGGATGATGAGGTGGGGATGGGAGACGAGCAGTTCTTTGATATCTACTGCCGTGTCCTAAAATCGAATTGGTGCAGATTGTTCAGCCGTTCCAGCACAACAGATAGCA CCTCATTGAGTCCTATGCACTTCACACACAGTACAACGGGATGCACCCCTTATGCTGCTTTTGCCGGCAGCACCCTGCAGATGTACTCCATCAAAGTCACTGAAATAAAAGAAGCTCTAGGGTTGCAGTGGCCACTGCATGTGTACGGCATGGTTGCCGCCCGAGATACTGTGGATGACAATCGCAATACTATCTTCCTCCGTGAAAGATACAACTGCCAAATACTCACTCAAGAG GATTCTTGTTTGCACTTGACTGGCCCATCTCGTGCAATTGTGGCTACAGGACATGTTGACTTTGATATCGAACTGAAAGTGAGGGGCAGAACAAAATCTAAAGATAGAGTTCTAATGAGTAGAACCTTCAAGTACAGCAGCATTTACAGTTGTCCACCAACCACTCTGTTCGGTGAGTTTTGCCAAATTGAGTTACAGTTTGAGAAACTAGAAAACACGGTCCAAGCAACTATAGTGGGCGTCCGCGTTACTGAACCAAGGAGGACTTGGCCTTTCAAAAATGGTGGTCTTGTTATTTGTGTTGCCAAGGGATTTTCTAAGCCTGGTGATCTTGAAGGTAGAGTGGCTAAGCCAGATGTGCCTAAAGATAAGCATGAACTCTCTAAAGAAGTCGTACTTCAAGATCAAGTGATGGCTAACCACTCAGATGGTTATGTTGATTTGTCGAGGCATGTTGTTTCTGTAGAATTAGGCGGGAAGCTGGAAGTTATCATCACTGAGTGGTCAGAATCTCACGCTTTCATTAAACACAAAGTTCATGTCTTCTTCGAAGCCCAAAAAAGCAAAATAAGTCGGAAAACATGTTATATTGGCCACTCGACGGTGGAGGTTACTGTTGCTTGGTCCTTGCTTCTTCAAGATGAAGGTCAAGCCAAGGAGATGGATGAGCTGTCGCCAAGGATTTTCACTTCTGAATTGGGGACTGAGGAAGCTAAGGAGATGGGCAGTGAAGCCAAGGGCATGGTTCGGTCTGAGCTCTACTCCTTTCTTGATCTTATCTCCAAGAACGTCATGAAGCTAAAAGCCGAGTCGAAGCTGAGGATTAACTCCTATAGCAGGAATGAGATCCAGATCCACATGGATGGCATGCACCGCGAGGTGACGAGTTTGCTGCAGATGATTGAGAATCAGGCTCCAAGGAATGTCGATTTCCAACTGAAGTCAATCTTGAAAAGCTTGAAGCAGATTCACACCATGTTGTTGGATGAGGTATCGTCGACGATTTCAACTTCTGGGTTGGAGATTGAGGAAGccatggggatgggaggggaagcCAAGGGGAGGGATGAGGTATTGCCCACTTCCGCTAAGACAAAATTGGAGTTGTTGGGAAGGGAAGCCAATATGCACAAGGTACTGACTGAGGAGGAGTCCTTTGATCGGTACCGACGTGGCTGGGTATCAAATTGGTCCGCATTGCATGGTACCTTCACAGAGATGACGACATTGAGTTCTATGCACTTCACACACAGTACACCAGGAGACACTCCATTTGCTGCTTTCGTCTCCAGCACTCTACAGATGTACTCCATCAAAGTCGCTGAAATAAAAGACGCTCTTGAGTTGCAGTGGCCACTGCGAGTGTACGGTGTGGTGGCTGCCAGGGACACTGTCGATCGCAATCGCAACATTCTGTTCTCCCATCGGAGAGATGACTACCAAGAACTGAACCAACATGATCCTTTTCTACGCTTGACTGGCCCGTCTCGTGCAATTGTGGCTGAGGAACCTGTTCATGTGGAAATCGAGCTGAAAGTGAAGGGCAGAACAAAGTCTGAAGATAGAGTGTTGATGAGTAGAGTCTGGTATTACAGCGATAGGTTATGTACTCTATATACTCCTCTTGCCGGGAAGTTTTGCACACTAGTGTTAAGCTCTGAAGAGCTTGAAAATTCAGTCCAAGCCACTATCGTGGGTGTCCGCGTTACTGAAGGGATGCCATGGCCTTTTGAGTATGGAGGCCGAGCTGTTTGCTACTCTCCGCCTCGGAAAGGAATATTGCCTGATTCTAAACACACTACTGCGCCCTCATTTCGTCAAGTTGTgcttgaagatggagcaatggctATGGGTTCAAATGGCTACCTTGCCCTCTCAAGGCAAGTTGTTTCTGTAGAATTACGTGGAAGGCTTGAAGTTTGCATTTATGCCTACTCACAAAGTCAGGATATCGCTGCGCACAGCCGTGTTTCCATCAAGGCTCAAAATTGCAATGTAACTCAGCATAAATGTCGCCTTGGCGACTCTGAGCTGGAGATAACTGTTGCTTGGTCCCGTCTTGTTCAAGACAAGGGGTTTATCTCAAACGAAGTAAGTGTCAAACTTTGA